Proteins found in one Fusarium oxysporum Fo47 chromosome V, complete sequence genomic segment:
- a CDS encoding putative FMN-binding domain-containing protein, with amino-acid sequence GHLARQNPQSKIMMEHCSSNPSLNNFLEDEVLVIFTRSAHHYVTPKFYTESKPATGKVVPTWNYAAAQVYGKARIYYENNQETSRFLGTAISDLTNHNETKIMGYTGGDRPSQWKVTDAPERFIELLKRNIIGIEIEVTKLEGKFKMSQEMAKGDRQGVIEGFENLQTEVGNEVAEVVRHYGELKDQNN; translated from the coding sequence gggCATCTTGCACGACAAAACCCACAAAGCAAGATCATGATGGAACACTGTTCTTCAAACCCCTCCCTGAACAACTTCCTCGAAGACGAAGTCCTTGTCATCTTTACCAGATCTGCTCACCATTACGTTACACCTAAATTCTATACCGAGTCGAAGCCCGCAACTGGTAAAGTGGTACCAACGTGGAACTACGCTGCAGCGCAGGTCTATGGAAAGGCACGTATTTACTACGAAAATAACCAAGAAACATCAAGATTTCTTGGTACGGCCATCTCCGACCTAACGAACCATAACGAAACGAAAATCATGGGATATACTGGCGGTGACAGGCCCTCGCAGTGGAAGGTCACAGACGCTCCTGAAAGGTTTattgagttgttgaagagaaatATAATTGGTATTGAGATCGAGGTGACGAAGCTGGAgggcaagttcaagatgagTCAGGAGATGGCGAAGGGGGATCGACAGGGGGTAATTGAGGGTTTCGAGAATCTGCAAACGGAGGTTGGTAATGAAGTGGCTGAGGTCGTAAGGCATTACGGAGAGTTGAAGGACCAGAATAATTAA